In the genome of Ptychodera flava strain L36383 chromosome 13, AS_Pfla_20210202, whole genome shotgun sequence, one region contains:
- the LOC139148045 gene encoding scavenger receptor cysteine-rich domain-containing protein DMBT1-like, whose translation MERSVACSVLVLFIFQNARLCDLRSVHTALKTEADSRLTIETRVLDRVQRATGDCGGTYAGVGGVLSSPNYPGNYGNNADCHYLVEVPLNYRILLTFNMFKTEKGRDFLHVYDGADTNRYVSHATYTGSSIPSDFTSTGNKLYLVFESDSSGTNEGFYATYISFQGSLADITYGPDVSVMGSASYVGSIRGVIKSHDGYPSSYHDGIVPPSQYSLTFLPLSPFTNIMIRFTEVDIYNNNPSGGCDDGDVLVLTDGITEYTYCGDGSQTETTVELSLNTSLHFDVTSRPSKSYKGFEANYFLFYYPNGSDCYGSGEFRCDSGQCISYLLRCDRSRHCPDGSDESHCGGDGSSVGGMIGGVMGGMIGGFFGIMGGIRYHQYKQRKKCCQQSKTIQLHVTPTMSKQPPTSDPHKSGTSRPV comes from the exons ATGGAAAGGAGTGTAGCATGCTCGGTTCTGGTACTATTTATATTTCAAAACGCTCGGTTGTGTGATTTGCGAAGTGTACATACCGCATTGAAGACCGAGGCCGATTCAAGGTTGACGATAGAAACCAGAGTGCTCGATAGGG TTCAACGAGCTACTGGTGACTGTGGTGGCACCTACGCCGGAGTCGGGGGAGTGCTCAGTTCCCCTAACTACCCTGGCAACTATGGCAACAACGCTGATTGCCATTACCTTGTGGAGGTGCCCTTGAACTACAGAATTCTT CTTACATTTAATATGTTTAAAACTGAAAAGGGACGTGATTTTTTACATGTGTACGACGGCGCTGACACAAACAGGTATGTGTCTCATGCAACATACACGGGTTCGTCTATTCCAAGTGACTTCACGTCGACAGGTAACAAGCTGTACTTGGTATTTGAGTCCGACAGTTCGGGAACGAATGAAGGATTCTACGCAACGTACATATCATTTCAGGGCAGTTTGGCTGACATTACCTACGGACCAGATGTTTCAG TAATGGGGTCAGCCTCATACGTAGGGTCTATCAGAGGAGTCATCAAATCACACGACGGTTATCCGAGTTCTTATCATGATGGGATCGTCCCACCATCGCAGTATTCCTTGACATTCCTTCCTCTGAGTCCCTTCACGAACATCATGATCAGATTTACTGAGGTCGATATCTATAACAACAATCCTAGTGGAG GCTGTGACGATGGGGACGTACTCGTCTTGACAGATGGGATCACCGAGTACACGTATTGTGGAGACGGCAGTCAAACTGAAACTACGGTGGAGCTTTCTCTCAACACCAGTCTACACTTTGATGTCACTTCACGGCCCTCAAAATCTTACAAAGGCTTTGAGGCTAATTATTTCCTGTTCTACTATC CAAATGGTTCTGACTGCTACGGCTCTGGCGAATTTCGCTGTGACAGTGGTCAATGCATATCGTATTTATTGAGGTGCGATCGCAGCAGACACTGCCCAGATGGTTCGGATGAGTCTCACTGTGGTGGGGATGGTTCGT CTGTCGGCGGCATGATCGGTGGGGTCATGGGAGGCATGATTGGAGGGTTCTTTGGTATTATGGGCGGCATACGTTATCACCAATACAAACAAAGGAAGAAGTGCTGCCAACAGTCCAAGACCATACAGCTGCATGTAACTCCAACAATGTCTAAACAACCGCCCACATCGGATCCACACAAGTCGGGTACAAGTCGTCCAGTCTGA